A section of the Schistosoma haematobium chromosome ZW, whole genome shotgun sequence genome encodes:
- the TIMM23_1 gene encoding mitochondrial import inner membrane translocase, subunit timm23 (EggNog:ENOG410V8BP~COG:U~BUSCO:EOG091G0NP6), with translation MTSSNSDDRNIFVSPFLNFDPSILVSNPEEQFIFPEGEKRRGRFERSFSEIGAMVIGGASVGGIKGLYSGFKDSEIKNLPTLAIRRTQMLNHLTKSGATLAQTAGSIGFIYAVADFLIYKLRGNAEDEINTMAAATTTGLVYTSPGMFKPGGWKRCGFGGVAGFAVGAIAVTVTSWSRIKHMLGG, from the exons ATGACCAGCTCTAACTCTGATG ATCGCAATATTTTCGTCTCGCCGTTTTTGAATTTTGACCCATCTATTTTGGTCTCG AATCCCGAAGAGCAGTTCATCTTTCCCGAAGGGGAGAAACGTCGAGGTCGCTTTGAGCGATCGTTTTCCGAAATCGGAGCTATGGTTATTGGGG GTGCATCTGTTGGGGGGATCAAAGGATTATACAGCGGTTTTAAAGATTCAGAAATAAAGAATCTTCCGACACTTGCTATCAGACGAACTCAAATGCTGAATCATCTTACTAAATCCGGAGCAACACTTGCTCAGACTGCAGGTTCGATAGGGTTTATATATGCTGTGGCAGATTTCTTGATCTACAAATTACGTGGTAATGCAGAAGATGAGATAAATACAATGGCAGCAGCTACGACTACCGGTTTAGTATATACTTCTCCTG GAATGTTTAAACCAGGTGGTTGGAAACGTTGCGGCTTTGGTGGGGTTGCTGGGTTTGCTGTTGGTGCGATCGCTGTTACTGTTACAAGCTGGtccagaataaaacatatgCTTGGCGGATAA
- the TIMM23_1 gene encoding mitochondrial import inner membrane translocase, subunit timm23, variant 2 (EggNog:ENOG410V8BP~COG:U~BUSCO:EOG091G0NP6), which yields MTSSNSDDRNIFVSPFLNFDPSILVSNPEEQFIFPEGEKRRGRFERSFSEIGAMVIGGASVGGIKGLYSGFKDSEIKNLPTLAIRRTQMLNHLTKSGATLAQTAGSIGFIYAVADFLIYKLRGNAEDEINTMAAATTTGLVYTSPGKRISNFF from the exons ATGACCAGCTCTAACTCTGATG ATCGCAATATTTTCGTCTCGCCGTTTTTGAATTTTGACCCATCTATTTTGGTCTCG AATCCCGAAGAGCAGTTCATCTTTCCCGAAGGGGAGAAACGTCGAGGTCGCTTTGAGCGATCGTTTTCCGAAATCGGAGCTATGGTTATTGGGG GTGCATCTGTTGGGGGGATCAAAGGATTATACAGCGGTTTTAAAGATTCAGAAATAAAGAATCTTCCGACACTTGCTATCAGACGAACTCAAATGCTGAATCATCTTACTAAATCCGGAGCAACACTTGCTCAGACTGCAGGTTCGATAGGGTTTATATATGCTGTGGCAGATTTCTTGATCTACAAATTACGTGGTAATGCAGAAGATGAGATAAATACAATGGCAGCAGCTACGACTACCGGTTTAGTATATACTTCTCCTGGTAAGCGAATTAGTAATTTTTTCTGA